From the genome of Malus sylvestris chromosome 13, drMalSylv7.2, whole genome shotgun sequence:
CTTGTGAAATCTTGTTCTACAGTTGGTGGTACTTGTGGTTTTGATGTTATTCCTAGAAGCTTACAAGAACAAGATTGAAATTTCTGCCTgcatttcagtttgttttggtagAGGAAAATTTAATTGGTTAGGATTTCAAAAGTTGTAATGTTGGATTTTGAATTAATAGTTTCTACTGGGGCAGAAAAAGGGCTAGTAAAATCTACTTATGCATTACCTAATGAAAATTTCAGGATGACATCTGAGGGAAATTATTTCCTACTTGATAACATTTTCACTAGTGAAATCTACATTTTGCACAAGTAAAAAGAATTAGTcagtttttttcccttttttctttctatcaaTAAAATGTTATGGCAAGTGTCACATGTGGTCTCCTTTATAATCTTATACCCTTGTTCTCATTGAATTGAAAGTAAATATTAATTGGCTCACAAATCTGGTAAGTATAGAACTTGATTCTTAATCTAAAACCACATTGAATTGCGTATAGAAACAAAAAAGAACCAGTGGAACCGTTTAGACCAAATCTAGAGTCCACAATTCTTCCTTTAGTGGTTTTTTGATCTGCTCAGTTTCTACTTcatctgtttgtttgttttttgctctGCTGGTTAAACTGACTGCTACTGATATGTTATTCTTGTTGTTTTCCCCACTCCACAGAGCTTTTGTTGCCCCTGCAGATATTCAGGCATTCACTAGCGAGGCAAAAAGCAAATTATTAGGTCGTTGTCATGCTAAAACAAAGTATTTTTCCCAAGCTGTGAAGGACATATGTCAGGCATTTGACGAGTTACACAAAAAGAGGTCAAATGATTTGAGGGATGATACTGATAGATCAGACACCGGATGTGAGGCACCATCTGGTGATGGCATTGAAGATAATGGGATTGATGTTGACTTAAAGGATGGGGAGGGTGTACGGGATTCCAATGGACAAACAGACAAGGAAGAAGGCATAGGTGATATTGGCCCTAAGCTGGAACGCTGTTCACAGGCACGAGGTGAAAATGACAATGACGATGGAAACCCATCTACCTCATGTGGAGCAAATGAGAGTTCTCCAGTATTTTCTCCtgagagaaaaaataaaatggctGCAGTTCCACCGCCTAAAAAAGAGGCATTAAAGAAATCTAAGCCAGAGAATTCTTCTCATCCCAAGGAAGAAGTTTCTGGTAGTAAGCGTGAAGAAGATGATCGCACAAAGAAACGCAGTGATGGACAGAGGTCTGTAGCAAATGGCCACAAGATGACGAAGATGGTTACTGGATCAAAGAGGAAGCATGGTGGCACAGTTGAGGAACAAAAAAATCGTTCTGCTGTTACATCGTCGAAGGATGATAACTCAATTGGTCGTGTTGATCACCCACAATCTGGTGATCGATTAAAAGATGGAACAAAAGGCACACTTGGCTCTGGTGGCAGGAAGAGGGAGTTCTCCCCAGATGCTCTAAAATCAGATACTGGTGGTAAGGTTGGGAAAAAGACAAAAGATCTTTTTAAAGCCAACAAGCAAgtcaagttgccaaataatgtGATAGATGATTCTGAGGAGCATGCCAAAGACAAACATTCAGGAAGGACAAAGGGGGTTCAACCAGGGCTTGGAAAGCCTAACTTGGGAACAAATGATCCTTCACATTGTTCCAAAAAGTCAAAACATGTAGATGCTGGGGATAGTGCTTCAAGGGGTTCGGTCTCTAAAACTACGAAGAGCCTGTCTCCTAGTTCTGATGTTGATGACAAGACATTAAAAATAATGGATTCAAATTTGTCAACTTCACGTGTGAAAAGAGAGAACCATCTAGTTTCCATGTCCAAAAATGTTGTTGGTGGACCCAACGGTCCTGGTGATGAAGCTGTGCTACCCCTAACAAAGAGGCACCGTCGAGCATTGGAGGCTATGCCTGATTCTGATACTTTGGTTAGTGACGATAAGAAGGAAGAGGATCCCGCTCTGAAGAATGATATGTCATGCTCTACTGACGTCAGAGTTCCTACACAGAGGAAGCGTAGAGCTGTGTGCCTCtatgatgaggaggaggaggaggaaaaaCCCAAAACACCAGTTCATGGAGGATCTTCCCGAAATATTAAAGCGTCTTCACACTCTTCAGACGCTGTAAAGAGCAATAATGAAAATCATGAGAGGTCAGATACTGCTCAACAGAGTACCCAATGTCCTACTGAATTTCCGATGAGCTTCACAAAGGAATCATCTTCCCAGTTATATGATGGTTTTCCATCACCAAGAAAACCTCAAGCGGATGAGGAGAAGCCGGAAAAGAAACCTCAAATTGAGAAGAAGAGTCTTGAAAAGGTGGTGCATGTGTATCACAGTCCAAAAAAATCAGAACCTGGGCATTTGCTGTCCAAGGAGGAAAAACCAACCTTGATTTCTCCTAAGAAGTCTCCCCAGTTGGTTTCAACCACTAAACCAGTTGTGGAACAGCAGAAACCCACAAAATCTCTGGTTAAAGTCTCTAGTACTGGTACTCAAAAGAAGGCTCAGGCTGTTTCTAGCAAGGGTTCAGGTTTATTGTCTAACAGTTCGGTTTCTTCTCATAATCAGGCAAGAAACAAGTCTGCACCTTCTGGAGAAAAGTCTAAACCTACTACACAATCATTCCCTCAGATCATCGACTCCGCTATTTTAACAGAAAATGAAACCGAGTACATTTCATTATCTGGTGAAAGGTATCCATGCTCTTTCTTCTTAATTGTTTGCATAGTTGCTATTTGCGTTTTCTAATATTTGATGATTTGTTGCTTGTTTTCCTAATAACAGAATGGAAGTTGGCAGAGAAGAAAAAATAGGCATATCCATTGGTTCTAGAACTCCGGAATCATCTCAGTCTATGAGGCATCTTATTGCAGTTGCACAAGCAAAAAGGAAACAAGCTCAGTCGCAAAATTTTTTCCTTGGATTTTCCAGTTCTACTCTTGTGTCTAACTCAGATATGCAAGGGAGGAGCCCCAGCCCTTCTGCAGTTCAGGGTTTTTTGTCCATTTCTAGCACTGCATTGCAGGCAGATATCCCGGGGTCCAATCAACTCACAAATGTAGCTTCCCCGGTTACTCATGGTCGACAATGTGTATCACAAATTCAACTTGATTTGGAGGAAATCTCGGAAAGAAGAGTTAGTTCTGGGCATCGAACTGCTGGAGGATCACTTAGTGGTGGTACCGAGGCAGCTGTTGCTCGTGATGCTTTTGAGGGAATGATAGAGACTTTGTCTAGGACTAAAGAAAGTATTAGTCGTGCAACTCGTCTTGCCATTGATTGTGCCAAGTATGGTATTGCCAATGAGGTAGGCTCTTTGCTCGTTTTCGTTTCTTTTAGCTTTTATTCGttttattcttttcaaagaTGGTTACAATTTCATTGATACAATATTTTCCTTTATATTTCATTCATCACTTTATGAGTTTTTCAATACCTTATATTAATTTGAAAGCATTTCCTTATGTTTGGTGGATGTCATGTTTATAATTTGTAATATATGTTCATTACATCGGTCAGACTGTCAGTGTACATTTATATGTTAaaaaaaggggtgtgctatccacacacccctttttacttctcacacaccccttgttaatttctgtccgttgatcttcttcaattcatccgatccgacagctgaaaaccaaaaaggtgtgggagaagtaaaaaggggtgtgaggatatcacacccctaaaaaaaaaagctaaaaaataGTCCTGTAGTGAAACTGTTGATTTTCTATACTAACAACCATTCATCTTGAGTCTGCAAATGTTTTTAAGACCA
Proteins encoded in this window:
- the LOC126595946 gene encoding ENHANCER OF AG-4 protein 2-like codes for the protein MAPGRRRGASKAKDKNKLSLGDLVLAKVKGFPYWPAKISRPEDWKKVPDPKKYFVQFFGTEEIAFVAPADIQAFTSEAKSKLLGRCHAKTKYFSQAVKDICQAFDELHKKRSNDLRDDTDRSDTGCEAPSGDGIEDNGIDVDLKDGEGVRDSNGQTDKEEGIGDIGPKLERCSQARGENDNDDGNPSTSCGANESSPVFSPERKNKMAAVPPPKKEALKKSKPENSSHPKEEVSGSKREEDDRTKKRSDGQRSVANGHKMTKMVTGSKRKHGGTVEEQKNRSAVTSSKDDNSIGRVDHPQSGDRLKDGTKGTLGSGGRKREFSPDALKSDTGGKVGKKTKDLFKANKQVKLPNNVIDDSEEHAKDKHSGRTKGVQPGLGKPNLGTNDPSHCSKKSKHVDAGDSASRGSVSKTTKSLSPSSDVDDKTLKIMDSNLSTSRVKRENHLVSMSKNVVGGPNGPGDEAVLPLTKRHRRALEAMPDSDTLVSDDKKEEDPALKNDMSCSTDVRVPTQRKRRAVCLYDEEEEEEKPKTPVHGGSSRNIKASSHSSDAVKSNNENHERSDTAQQSTQCPTEFPMSFTKESSSQLYDGFPSPRKPQADEEKPEKKPQIEKKSLEKVVHVYHSPKKSEPGHLLSKEEKPTLISPKKSPQLVSTTKPVVEQQKPTKSLVKVSSTGTQKKAQAVSSKGSGLLSNSSVSSHNQARNKSAPSGEKSKPTTQSFPQIIDSAILTENETEYISLSGERMEVGREEKIGISIGSRTPESSQSMRHLIAVAQAKRKQAQSQNFFLGFSSSTLVSNSDMQGRSPSPSAVQGFLSISSTALQADIPGSNQLTNVASPVTHGRQCVSQIQLDLEEISERRVSSGHRTAGGSLSGGTEAAVARDAFEGMIETLSRTKESISRATRLAIDCAKYGIANEVVELLIRKLESEPSFHRKVDLFFLVDSITQISHNQKGIAGASYVPTVQAALPRLLGAAAPPGSGARDNRRQCLKVLRLWIERKIFPESVLRRYMDDIGVSNDDTIAGFSFRRPSRAERAIDDPIREMEGMFVDEYGSNATFQLPGFLSSHAFEDDEEEEELPSCSYKETSHSSPMETTHASGESETCAVTPNDRPETCAVTPNDRRHCILEDVDGELEMEDVSGHPKDERPLFSNGSFELDPQQQGSDRVMEPASIACTDLPPVPEGSPPLPLESPPATPPLPPSPPPPPPPLPLSPSPPPPPPPPLPSQPPPPLPSSGHQPLLIPQSSIPTQASLLSQQMLPLQSSMHPSPHVAYQPPTPHEYCSTSGNQHVQIAGNASHVGPIDATAKSEMFPQQQACFVPAGVCGPREPSGFNSTRPLEHGHNDMFLSAQVSQASQQFQQVITPFPQRPLPPAPPQNPSSHFSYTKQHPHQHPQQPYHGPYSLPPPPDSQRRFVADEQRGVWINGGRPPHPGPPFGLEGYFRPPPDRPQPNNMAFQRSAPNNVPTGAPISGHGASQILPCRPDIPAVNCWRPA